From Neobacillus sp. PS2-9, the proteins below share one genomic window:
- the qoxD gene encoding cytochrome aa3 quinol oxidase subunit IV codes for MAKNTKGFPFTHVLGFILSLVLTFAALGVALKTSLPFKTILWIIGSLAVIQAGLQLFMFMHMNEGEDGKSNLVNIGYAFFIAVVTVGGSIWVMSFGM; via the coding sequence ATGGCTAAAAATACAAAAGGTTTTCCCTTTACACATGTTTTAGGATTTATTTTATCACTTGTGCTCACCTTTGCAGCACTTGGTGTAGCACTTAAAACATCATTACCATTTAAAACAATCCTTTGGATTATTGGTTCACTTGCTGTAATCCAAGCCGGACTACAACTGTTCATGTTCATGCATATGAACGAAGGTGAAGACGGCAAGTCCAATTTGGTTAACATCGGTTATGCCTTTTTCATTGCAGTCGTAACAGTTGGAGGTTCTATCTGGGTTATGTCATTTGGAATGTAA
- a CDS encoding YwbE family protein — MSNGQNRKDIHPGLAVKIVLKANQRSGKLTAGVVKDILTNSSFHPHGIKVRLTDGQVGRVQEICK, encoded by the coding sequence GTGTCTAACGGTCAAAACCGAAAGGATATTCATCCAGGATTGGCAGTTAAAATTGTCCTAAAGGCTAATCAAAGAAGCGGCAAACTAACTGCAGGTGTGGTTAAGGATATTCTTACCAATTCAAGTTTTCATCCCCATGGGATTAAAGTCAGGCTAACAGATGGACAAGTTGGCAGAGTACAGGAAATATGTAAATGA
- the qoxA gene encoding cytochrome aa3 quinol oxidase subunit II — protein MFKKNYFVPLLALLPVLLLSGCDTNMLVFEPKGPAARDILDLINWSLIFMLLVVVVVFGLFGYIIWKYRATPENKDYEPPEEHGSTKLEFIWTIIPILIVIALTIPTVKTIYKLEKVPAGYEKKDPIVIHVTSADWKWIFSYPDQGIETVNYVNIPAGTPVEFKLTSAGTMQSFWVPELGGQKYTMNKMETQLYLTADKPGEFLGRNTNFNGQGYAGMEFTVEAKSPKDFEKWVKEVKEKAPKLTENKYFELLKPTHLGRETYIGTHLAWVDHAKMNSKTYTNPELYEVHGVKGKIFKEKETDSESTKDMDGNSNGGEHDGH, from the coding sequence ATGTTTAAAAAGAACTACTTCGTTCCACTATTAGCTTTACTACCTGTATTGCTTTTAAGCGGCTGCGATACGAATATGCTTGTTTTTGAACCCAAAGGTCCTGCAGCAAGAGATATTCTTGACTTAATCAATTGGTCACTAATCTTCATGCTCCTTGTTGTTGTTGTCGTTTTTGGTTTATTTGGTTATATCATTTGGAAATACCGCGCAACACCTGAAAATAAAGATTACGAGCCACCTGAAGAACATGGAAGTACAAAATTAGAGTTTATTTGGACTATTATTCCTATTTTAATAGTTATTGCTCTAACCATTCCAACAGTAAAAACGATTTATAAGCTTGAAAAAGTTCCTGCAGGCTATGAGAAAAAAGATCCGATTGTCATTCATGTTACATCTGCCGATTGGAAATGGATTTTCAGTTATCCTGATCAAGGCATTGAAACAGTCAATTACGTAAACATCCCTGCAGGCACACCTGTTGAATTTAAATTAACTTCAGCTGGTACCATGCAATCTTTCTGGGTGCCTGAATTAGGCGGTCAAAAATACACAATGAATAAGATGGAAACTCAATTGTACCTTACTGCTGATAAGCCAGGAGAATTTTTAGGTAGAAATACCAACTTTAACGGACAAGGATACGCTGGTATGGAGTTTACTGTTGAAGCAAAATCACCCAAAGACTTTGAAAAGTGGGTAAAAGAAGTTAAAGAAAAGGCTCCGAAATTAACAGAGAATAAATACTTTGAACTCCTCAAGCCAACACATTTAGGCCGGGAAACATATATCGGTACACATTTAGCATGGGTTGATCACGCTAAAATGAATTCTAAGACTTATACAAACCCTGAATTGTATGAAGTCCATGGCGTGAAAGGTAAGATTTTTAAAGAAAAAGAAACTGACAGTGAGTCAACGAAAGATATGGATGGAAATTCAAATGGAGGTGAACACGATGGGCATTAA
- a CDS encoding pyridoxamine 5'-phosphate oxidase family protein gives MLMQETLSFKKKITTKDELRNLMGTPSERAQKKVINHLDIHCKNFISLSPFLVMSTANKSGHCDVSPRGDQPGFVLVLNDNQLIIPERPGNKRVDSMNNILENPFVGLQFLIPGLGETLRVNGKACIVTDEDLLEKMAVNGKAPLVGIGVEVEECFIHCAKALIRSGLWKPESWLDKKSLPRAAKILADHTNIKDVTVEEMEASLHEGYEQRLY, from the coding sequence ATGTTGATGCAGGAAACTTTAAGCTTTAAAAAGAAAATCACTACAAAAGACGAACTTCGAAATCTGATGGGGACTCCTAGTGAAAGAGCACAAAAAAAGGTGATTAACCATTTAGATATTCATTGTAAAAATTTTATTAGCTTGTCGCCATTTTTGGTTATGTCCACTGCTAATAAAAGTGGCCATTGTGATGTTTCACCGCGAGGTGACCAGCCTGGTTTTGTATTGGTGTTAAATGATAATCAACTTATCATACCTGAAAGACCAGGAAACAAACGAGTAGATTCCATGAATAATATTCTTGAAAACCCTTTTGTCGGACTGCAATTTTTGATCCCAGGTCTTGGAGAAACACTTCGTGTAAATGGGAAAGCTTGTATAGTAACAGATGAGGATTTATTAGAGAAAATGGCGGTTAATGGGAAGGCTCCTTTAGTGGGAATTGGGGTTGAGGTTGAGGAGTGCTTTATTCACTGCGCTAAAGCCTTAATCCGTTCTGGCCTTTGGAAGCCTGAGAGTTGGTTGGATAAGAAATCTTTACCAAGAGCTGCAAAAATTTTAGCTGATCACACCAATATCAAGGATGTAACCGTGGAGGAAATGGAAGCAAGCCTTCATGAGGGGTATGAGCAAAGATTGTATTAA
- a CDS encoding phosphatase PAP2 family protein yields the protein MSLKIRLVIAFFISAISILGFSLISLFISDQKINQFDHQVIDYIQGLESIGLTRTMKFFTTIGSAPVVIGLSMLLLLFLYKVLHHRLELILFVAAIMGSAILNELLKQFFKRTRPELHRLIEVGGYSFPSGHAMNAFTVYGVVSFLLWRHIPNRWGRVLLIFVSVGMILSIGISRIYLGVHYPSDIIGGYFASGFWLTTAILFFQFYMEKKYNKKHKREKEVA from the coding sequence ATGAGTTTAAAAATAAGACTTGTCATCGCATTTTTTATAAGCGCTATTTCCATATTGGGCTTTAGTTTGATATCATTGTTTATTAGTGACCAAAAGATCAATCAATTCGATCATCAAGTTATCGATTATATTCAAGGCTTGGAATCGATTGGATTAACACGCACGATGAAGTTTTTTACCACGATTGGATCGGCTCCTGTTGTCATAGGACTGAGCATGTTACTTTTATTATTCCTTTACAAAGTATTGCATCATCGTTTAGAACTAATCTTATTTGTGGCAGCTATCATGGGTTCAGCGATATTAAATGAACTCTTGAAACAATTTTTTAAAAGAACACGACCAGAATTACACCGCTTAATCGAAGTTGGGGGATACAGCTTTCCTAGCGGACATGCAATGAATGCTTTTACAGTATATGGAGTCGTATCCTTTCTGTTGTGGCGACATATACCCAACAGATGGGGAAGGGTGCTGTTGATTTTTGTGAGCGTGGGAATGATCCTATCCATTGGGATTAGCCGAATCTATTTGGGAGTCCATTATCCAAGTGATATTATTGGCGGGTATTTTGCCAGCGGCTTTTGGTTAACAACTGCGATTTTGTTTTTCCAATTTTATATGGAAAAGAAGTATAATAAGAAACATAAGCGAGAAAAAGAAGTGGCTTAA
- the qoxC gene encoding cytochrome aa3 quinol oxidase subunit III, whose translation MSANVNTALPLEYQTEQNRMNILGFWIFLGAEIVLFGTLFAVFSVLNTRYAGGPTPKDLFEIKDVMVETILLLTSSFTMGLAIYEMRRHNRNGMLLWFIITILLGAGFVFMEITEFIHYVHEGATMQTSAFLSSFFVLLGTHGLHVSMGIGWASMVILQILRRGLTPVTARKTFIIGLYWHFLDVVWIFIFTFVYLARMVG comes from the coding sequence ATGTCAGCTAATGTGAATACAGCATTGCCTCTCGAATATCAAACAGAGCAAAACAGAATGAATATCCTAGGTTTTTGGATTTTCCTTGGGGCGGAAATTGTCCTCTTTGGAACACTCTTTGCAGTATTTTCCGTATTAAATACTAGATATGCAGGGGGTCCAACTCCAAAGGACCTCTTTGAGATAAAAGATGTCATGGTGGAAACTATCCTATTGTTAACTAGTAGTTTTACCATGGGACTAGCGATTTACGAAATGCGCCGTCATAACCGTAATGGAATGTTATTATGGTTTATTATTACGATCTTGCTGGGTGCTGGGTTTGTTTTCATGGAAATCACTGAATTTATTCACTATGTCCATGAAGGTGCAACCATGCAGACTAGTGCTTTCCTTTCAAGCTTCTTTGTCTTGTTAGGCACGCACGGTCTCCATGTATCCATGGGTATTGGCTGGGCTTCTATGGTTATCCTCCAAATCTTACGTAGAGGCTTAACACCAGTTACAGCAAGAAAGACCTTTATTATCGGCTTATACTGGCACTTCTTAGATGTTGTTTGGATCTTTATCTTTACATTTGTGTATTTAGCAAGGATGGTGGGTTAA
- a CDS encoding iron-sulfur cluster assembly accessory protein, producing MKVKINRNAAKALKKMLDQEEAQGKMFRVYVTSVHGDHAHYDLMLDTPTENDVVVQSDKDIDFIVEKNNDYLDNVWIQFFHVPNEEWLITNPSKGVHHHH from the coding sequence ATGAAGGTCAAAATTAACCGCAATGCAGCAAAAGCATTGAAAAAAATGCTAGATCAAGAAGAGGCACAAGGAAAAATGTTTCGAGTTTATGTGACAAGTGTTCATGGAGATCATGCCCACTATGACTTGATGCTCGATACTCCAACAGAAAATGATGTAGTGGTTCAATCGGATAAGGATATTGATTTTATTGTAGAAAAAAATAATGACTATTTAGATAATGTTTGGATCCAATTCTTCCATGTCCCAAATGAAGAATGGCTAATTACCAATCCATCAAAGGGTGTCCATCATCATCATTAA
- the qoxB gene encoding cytochrome aa3 quinol oxidase subunit I: MGINWHDFFIVGNPLILGSQIAIALTMVGIVAGVTYLKKWKWLWREWITTVDHKRIGIMYILSGVLMFFRGGVDGLLMKAQTSRPEMQFLDAQHYNEIFTTHGVIMILFAAMPLLIGLMNVVIPLQIGARDVAFPQLNALSFWLFFSGAMLFNISFVIGGSPDAGWTAYFPLAGKEFTPGIGNNYYAVALQIAGIGTLMTGINFIVTILKMRTKGMKLMRMPMFTWTSFVASIIIVASFPIFTVALGLMTFDRIFGTHFFTLSGGGMDMMWANLFWLWGHPEVYIVVLPAFGMFSEVISTFSRKMLFGYKSMVFSVVGIAFLSMLVWVHHFFTMGAGPAVNSVFSITTMMIAIPTGVKMFNWLFTMRKGRIQFTTPMLWALAFIPCFVIGGVTGVMLAMGAADYQYHNTLFLVAHFHYVLIPGVVFAVFAGLYYWWPKMFGHMLNEKLGKLHFWFFVIGFNLTFMPMFFLGLNGAVRRSYTYSVESGYAPLFLLSAIGAVILAIGFGFLCYNIYWSARYADRNISNDPWDARTLEWATASPAPFYNFAKLPEVKSLDAFWYMKKNNEGLSLKDDEIKEIHMPSNSGLPFYMGVVFGITGFFLVFEWKIAALVATVGILAGLIIRSFDYNDGFHVPVDEIKATEKAWRNIDKGVNNHVS; this comes from the coding sequence ATGGGCATTAATTGGCATGACTTTTTTATCGTCGGAAACCCGTTAATACTAGGTTCACAGATTGCTATTGCACTAACAATGGTAGGTATTGTAGCTGGTGTTACCTATTTAAAAAAATGGAAATGGCTTTGGCGTGAATGGATCACTACGGTTGATCATAAACGAATTGGTATCATGTACATCCTTTCAGGTGTTTTAATGTTTTTCCGTGGTGGTGTAGATGGACTATTAATGAAAGCCCAAACCTCACGACCTGAAATGCAATTTTTAGACGCACAGCATTATAACGAAATTTTCACCACTCATGGTGTAATCATGATTTTATTTGCGGCAATGCCACTTTTAATTGGCTTAATGAACGTCGTAATTCCGCTTCAGATTGGTGCACGGGACGTAGCATTTCCGCAATTAAATGCTCTTAGCTTCTGGTTATTCTTTAGCGGTGCGATGCTATTTAACATCTCGTTTGTTATTGGTGGTTCACCAGATGCTGGATGGACAGCCTACTTCCCACTTGCCGGGAAAGAATTTACCCCAGGTATCGGTAACAACTATTATGCAGTTGCCTTACAGATTGCCGGTATTGGAACATTGATGACAGGTATTAACTTTATCGTGACGATCTTAAAAATGAGAACAAAAGGGATGAAACTAATGAGAATGCCGATGTTCACTTGGACATCATTTGTTGCATCAATCATTATCGTAGCATCCTTCCCAATCTTTACTGTTGCGCTTGGTCTAATGACATTTGACCGTATTTTCGGCACCCATTTCTTCACGCTAAGCGGCGGTGGGATGGACATGATGTGGGCCAACTTGTTCTGGCTATGGGGTCATCCTGAGGTGTATATTGTTGTGCTTCCAGCCTTCGGTATGTTCTCAGAGGTCATCTCTACTTTCTCTCGAAAAATGTTATTTGGGTATAAATCAATGGTCTTTTCCGTTGTAGGTATTGCTTTCTTAAGTATGCTAGTATGGGTTCACCACTTCTTCACAATGGGCGCTGGACCAGCAGTTAACTCAGTCTTCTCGATTACGACTATGATGATTGCCATTCCAACTGGTGTTAAAATGTTTAACTGGTTATTCACGATGCGCAAAGGTCGAATCCAATTTACAACACCGATGCTTTGGGCACTGGCCTTCATTCCTTGCTTCGTAATTGGTGGAGTAACTGGAGTTATGCTTGCAATGGGTGCTGCGGATTATCAATATCACAATACGTTGTTCCTAGTAGCTCACTTCCACTATGTATTAATACCTGGTGTTGTGTTTGCTGTATTTGCTGGTCTTTACTACTGGTGGCCAAAAATGTTTGGCCATATGTTAAATGAGAAACTTGGAAAATTACACTTCTGGTTTTTCGTCATTGGATTCAACCTAACGTTTATGCCAATGTTTTTCCTAGGTTTAAACGGAGCGGTTCGACGTTCATATACCTATTCTGTTGAATCTGGATATGCTCCTTTATTCCTATTATCTGCCATCGGTGCGGTTATTCTAGCAATAGGCTTTGGTTTCCTCTGTTATAACATTTACTGGAGTGCTCGTTATGCAGACCGCAATATCTCGAACGATCCTTGGGATGCAAGAACACTTGAATGGGCGACTGCCTCACCTGCTCCATTCTATAACTTTGCAAAGCTTCCAGAAGTAAAATCACTTGATGCTTTCTGGTATATGAAGAAAAACAATGAAGGTTTATCACTTAAGGATGATGAAATAAAAGAAATTCACATGCCAAGTAATTCAGGCTTGCCATTCTATATGGGCGTTGTTTTTGGCATTACAGGTTTCTTCTTAGTTTTTGAATGGAAGATTGCTGCTCTTGTCGCAACAGTAGGGATTTTAGCAGGATTAATCATACGATCCTTTGATTATAATGATGGTTTCCATGTTCCAGTCGATGAAATTAAAGCAACTGAAAAAGCATGGCGGAACATCGATAAAGGGGTGAACAACCATGTCAGCTAA
- a CDS encoding ABC transporter ATP-binding protein: MIRRFFSYYRPHKRLFMFDFSSAVIVAILELAFPLAVQWFIDKLLPGGDWQTIVAVSIGLFLLYLLSTFLQFIVNYWGHKLGINIETDMRQELFEHVQKQSFRFFDNTKTGHIMSRITNDLFDLGELAHHGPEDVFIAMMTFIGAFWIMLTINVKLAFVAILVLPFLMILVVVCNLKMNKAWGQMYSSIADVNARVEDSVSGSRVVQSFTNEEFEIARFKKNNKTYRAAKLGGYRVMSFSLSGIYMMTRFITIVVLVYGSWLSFTGQLTYGSLVGFVLYVNVLFKPIDKISAIMELYPKGMAGFKRFIELIDSEPEVKDTKDAVEVDSLEGNIVFNDVSFHYDRHKSVLENIHLEIRAGETVAFVGPSGAGKTTICSLIPRFYDVNNGGITIDGMDIRDMTKKSLRSQIGIVQQDVFLFTGTLRENIAYGNQYATDEEIADAARRAHLEQFIASLPDGYETQIGERGLKLSGGQKQRIAIARMFLKNPPILILDEATSALDTETEMVIQEALMELAQNRTTLIIAHRLATIRNADRIIVVTEDGIAEEGRHAELIEQDGIFANLHRVQFQR, encoded by the coding sequence ATGATTCGTCGTTTTTTTTCTTATTATCGTCCGCATAAGAGACTGTTTATGTTTGACTTTAGTAGTGCGGTTATCGTAGCCATTTTGGAATTGGCTTTTCCGTTAGCAGTGCAGTGGTTTATTGATAAATTACTACCTGGTGGTGACTGGCAAACGATTGTGGCAGTTAGTATCGGTCTTTTCCTTCTATATTTATTGAGCACCTTCTTACAATTTATTGTGAATTACTGGGGGCATAAGCTGGGAATTAATATAGAAACAGACATGAGGCAAGAGTTATTTGAACATGTTCAAAAACAATCGTTCCGATTCTTTGATAATACGAAAACTGGGCATATTATGAGCAGAATTACGAATGATCTCTTTGATCTTGGTGAACTCGCCCATCATGGACCAGAAGATGTATTTATTGCAATGATGACCTTTATTGGTGCGTTCTGGATTATGTTGACGATCAACGTAAAACTAGCATTTGTTGCTATTTTAGTACTTCCATTTTTAATGATACTAGTTGTTGTTTGTAATTTGAAAATGAATAAAGCATGGGGGCAAATGTATTCAAGCATTGCGGATGTGAATGCACGAGTAGAGGACAGTGTATCAGGGAGTCGCGTCGTTCAATCGTTTACAAATGAAGAATTTGAGATTGCTAGATTTAAAAAGAACAATAAAACCTATCGTGCAGCAAAATTAGGTGGATATCGGGTTATGTCATTTAGCTTATCAGGTATATATATGATGACACGTTTCATAACCATTGTCGTTCTCGTTTATGGGTCATGGTTGAGCTTTACAGGACAATTGACGTATGGATCCCTAGTTGGGTTTGTTCTATATGTAAATGTTCTATTTAAACCGATTGATAAAATCAGCGCCATTATGGAACTTTATCCAAAAGGAATGGCAGGCTTTAAGCGATTTATTGAATTAATTGATTCAGAACCGGAGGTAAAGGACACAAAAGATGCGGTTGAGGTTGATTCATTGGAAGGAAATATTGTGTTTAATGATGTTTCTTTCCATTATGACAGGCATAAATCTGTTCTTGAAAATATTCATTTGGAAATCCGGGCGGGTGAAACGGTGGCTTTTGTTGGCCCATCTGGAGCAGGAAAAACAACCATTTGCTCGCTAATTCCAAGATTTTATGATGTAAATAACGGAGGAATCACCATCGACGGCATGGATATTCGTGACATGACGAAAAAATCGTTACGCTCACAAATAGGAATTGTCCAGCAAGACGTGTTTCTATTTACTGGAACTCTCCGTGAAAATATTGCATATGGGAACCAATATGCAACGGATGAAGAAATTGCTGATGCCGCACGCCGTGCACATCTTGAGCAGTTCATTGCTTCTTTACCGGACGGTTATGAGACGCAAATTGGTGAAAGAGGTTTGAAACTTTCCGGTGGCCAAAAACAGCGTATAGCCATTGCACGAATGTTTTTAAAGAATCCTCCGATATTAATCTTGGATGAAGCCACCTCTGCTTTAGATACGGAAACGGAGATGGTGATTCAAGAAGCACTGATGGAGCTTGCTCAAAACAGGACTACCCTTATTATTGCCCACAGACTTGCGACCATACGTAACGCGGATCGCATTATTGTAGTAACAGAAGATGGGATTGCAGAGGAAGGTCGTCATGCTGAGCTAATTGAACAAGATGGTATTTTTGCAAACCTTCATCGTGTGCAATTTCAGAGATAA
- a CDS encoding TerC family protein, with amino-acid sequence MDVSLLFEYGWVLLILIALEGLLAADNALVLAIMVKHLPEEERKKALFYGLAGAFVFRFASLFVISYLVDVWQVQAIGALYLLFMAGNHVFRKVIKGKANYMKEKNESKKAGGFWSTVFKVELADIAFAVDSILAAVAMAVVLPDTPLPNIGGLDGGKFLVIFAGGIIGLIIMRFAANLFVKLLEKKPGLEIAAFTIVGWVGVKLAVYTLSHPSLAILNEEFAHSTEWKVTFYVVLVGIAVAGFLFSKDKAEEPVHKAKAL; translated from the coding sequence ATGGATGTATCTCTATTATTCGAGTATGGCTGGGTATTGCTTATTCTCATTGCGCTTGAAGGTCTTTTAGCAGCAGACAATGCGCTAGTGCTAGCAATTATGGTTAAGCACCTTCCTGAAGAAGAGCGGAAAAAAGCTTTATTTTATGGTTTAGCTGGCGCCTTTGTATTCCGCTTTGCCTCATTATTTGTCATTTCATACCTTGTAGATGTTTGGCAGGTTCAAGCGATTGGAGCACTTTATTTATTATTTATGGCAGGTAATCATGTTTTCCGAAAGGTAATTAAGGGAAAAGCAAATTATATGAAGGAGAAGAATGAGAGTAAAAAAGCGGGTGGTTTCTGGAGTACGGTGTTTAAGGTGGAATTAGCTGATATCGCCTTTGCTGTAGACTCCATCCTTGCAGCTGTAGCAATGGCTGTTGTTCTTCCGGATACTCCGTTACCTAATATTGGTGGATTAGATGGTGGTAAGTTCTTAGTTATTTTTGCAGGTGGTATTATTGGCCTGATCATTATGCGTTTTGCAGCCAATCTCTTTGTGAAGCTTCTTGAAAAAAAGCCGGGGTTAGAAATCGCTGCCTTTACAATCGTGGGCTGGGTGGGGGTGAAATTAGCTGTCTACACACTTTCGCACCCTTCGTTAGCTATATTAAATGAGGAATTTGCTCATTCGACTGAATGGAAAGTAACATTTTATGTTGTATTAGTCGGGATTGCTGTGGCAGGGTTTCTGTTTTCTAAAGATAAAGCTGAAGAGCCCGTGCATAAAGCCAAGGCGTTATAA
- the pssA gene encoding CDP-diacylglycerol--serine O-phosphatidyltransferase, translating into MIHIIRNSIPNLFTLANLFFGFLSVMYSAQGDYKNAAILILIGMMLDSMDGRIARMLRVESDLGKELDSLADIVTFGVAPAMMAYYSYFSDFGVAGMAIAGLFPLFGAYRLARFNINAVKSSLKYFTGVPITAAGGLLTLLTLFHGKMPAIILPIAFFVLCYLMVSTIKIPSLKDIPLPKYGIIITLFLGYAIYLVFKKEQHRFPYFIYVAIPLYVAFIGYQLVRTKRKNNTK; encoded by the coding sequence GTGATACATATTATTAGAAACAGTATTCCTAATCTATTTACCCTTGCAAATTTATTCTTTGGCTTTTTGTCGGTAATGTATTCGGCACAAGGAGACTACAAAAATGCAGCCATATTAATTTTGATTGGCATGATGCTCGATAGCATGGATGGACGAATTGCACGGATGCTTCGTGTAGAAAGTGATTTAGGTAAAGAGCTCGACTCATTGGCTGATATCGTAACCTTCGGGGTTGCACCTGCGATGATGGCCTATTATTCATATTTCAGTGACTTTGGAGTAGCTGGAATGGCCATTGCCGGTCTATTCCCATTGTTCGGTGCCTATCGACTTGCACGTTTTAATATTAACGCTGTAAAATCCTCACTTAAGTATTTTACGGGTGTTCCGATTACGGCAGCAGGGGGATTATTAACACTTTTAACTTTGTTTCATGGAAAAATGCCTGCAATTATTCTTCCGATTGCTTTTTTCGTTCTTTGCTATTTAATGGTGAGTACGATAAAAATTCCTAGTTTAAAGGATATTCCGCTACCAAAATACGGAATTATTATTACTCTTTTTCTCGGTTATGCTATTTACCTTGTATTTAAAAAAGAACAGCATCGCTTTCCATACTTCATCTATGTAGCCATTCCTCTATATGTTGCCTTTATCGGGTATCAATTGGTACGTACCAAAAGAAAAAATAATACAAAATAA
- a CDS encoding cold-shock protein, which yields MEHGKVKWFNSEKGFGFIEREGGEDVFVHFSAIQGEGYKSLDEGQEVTFEIENGQRGPQAVNVRKA from the coding sequence ATGGAACATGGTAAAGTAAAATGGTTTAACAGCGAAAAAGGATTTGGATTCATTGAGCGTGAAGGTGGAGAGGACGTATTTGTACACTTCTCTGCAATTCAAGGCGAAGGATACAAATCATTGGATGAAGGTCAAGAGGTTACGTTTGAAATTGAAAATGGTCAACGTGGACCACAAGCGGTTAACGTACGTAAAGCATAA
- a CDS encoding Cof-type HAD-IIB family hydrolase — protein sequence MENFLNDVEIKLVALDMDGTLLNKKGQISDANRQAIKEAQEKGIAVVLSTGRSFHTSREHAESLELTSYLVTVNGSEVWDDKRQLVERNLVNPKLIQWMWELTQQHQTKFWAISTERSWHNEMPEDLHSIEWLKFGFTIDDDATRELIKQELEAKGEFELTNSTLKNIEVNPVGINKAVGLSMVCSRLGIEMKNVMAVGDSMNDLMMIKEAGIGVAMGNAQDIVKESAD from the coding sequence ATGGAAAATTTTTTAAATGATGTAGAGATCAAACTTGTCGCGCTCGATATGGATGGCACTCTTTTGAATAAAAAAGGCCAGATATCTGATGCCAACCGCCAAGCGATTAAAGAGGCACAGGAAAAGGGGATTGCTGTTGTATTAAGTACCGGACGTTCCTTTCATACAAGTCGGGAGCATGCCGAATCACTTGAGCTCACCTCTTATTTAGTAACAGTAAATGGCAGTGAAGTTTGGGATGATAAACGGCAATTAGTGGAAAGAAATCTGGTGAACCCCAAGCTGATCCAATGGATGTGGGAATTAACACAACAACACCAAACAAAGTTTTGGGCAATCAGTACAGAGCGCAGCTGGCATAATGAAATGCCTGAGGACCTACATAGTATTGAGTGGTTAAAATTTGGATTTACTATTGACGATGATGCAACAAGAGAGCTAATTAAACAAGAGCTTGAAGCAAAAGGTGAGTTTGAATTAACTAATTCAACCTTAAAAAATATTGAAGTGAATCCAGTGGGTATTAATAAAGCGGTAGGGCTAAGTATGGTCTGCAGTCGCTTGGGGATTGAAATGAAAAATGTTATGGCAGTTGGCGACAGTATGAATGATTTAATGATGATTAAAGAAGCTGGAATCGGTGTAGCGATGGGGAATGCCCAAGACATTGTGAAAGAATCTGCTGACTGA